A region from the Parabacteroides sp. FAFU027 genome encodes:
- a CDS encoding DUF6263 family protein — MKSINQLRLITVFTALLLCGTTQGETLKLNLKKGDQFLMHGRFNITTSIIAPDKNMEMHVKFAPDILYRIKEQTPQGYAMDVSFERLLMNAATPLKEKDFSIDTDAIAFSDSLSTTTGDVDLKKQLGIMLKMMMGKSLSLDVARNGKILKTGNIAEAMQPALNYMTRQLAKMKLPADSLEKIKAKQKNNLKQADFASGFEKTFIELPEKPLNPGDTWQTFTPLQGDTLHKMTNTYKLLAINPDEYLIESVSSLPEMPSSGAGGFLAMLFKLEIGENKAIYHLDRKTGWIKSLDGSMTISITINSNSSDKKQAEGKSTKMSIRTDYTVTM, encoded by the coding sequence ATGAAAAGCATCAACCAACTGAGACTTATTACAGTTTTCACCGCATTACTCCTTTGCGGAACAACACAAGGAGAGACTTTGAAGCTTAACCTGAAAAAGGGTGACCAATTCCTGATGCATGGCCGCTTCAACATCACCACTTCGATCATTGCACCGGATAAGAACATGGAAATGCATGTAAAATTCGCTCCGGATATTTTGTATCGGATTAAAGAACAGACTCCGCAGGGGTACGCGATGGATGTTTCGTTTGAAAGACTGCTCATGAATGCCGCAACTCCACTAAAAGAGAAAGACTTCAGCATTGATACCGACGCTATTGCATTCAGCGACTCCCTCAGCACAACGACAGGCGATGTTGACCTGAAGAAACAACTGGGTATTATGTTGAAAATGATGATGGGAAAAAGCCTCTCCCTGGACGTTGCCCGGAATGGAAAGATACTAAAAACCGGGAATATTGCAGAAGCAATGCAACCGGCCCTGAATTACATGACCCGCCAACTGGCCAAAATGAAACTACCGGCTGATTCCTTAGAGAAAATCAAGGCAAAGCAAAAGAATAACCTCAAACAGGCTGATTTTGCTTCAGGGTTCGAGAAAACGTTCATCGAATTACCGGAGAAACCGCTTAATCCGGGGGACACCTGGCAAACGTTCACTCCTTTGCAAGGTGACACATTACATAAAATGACCAACACCTACAAATTACTAGCTATAAATCCGGACGAATACCTGATTGAAAGCGTTTCGAGCCTGCCGGAAATGCCTTCATCCGGGGCAGGTGGTTTTCTGGCCATGCTGTTCAAGCTGGAAATCGGAGAAAACAAAGCAATATATCATCTGGACCGTAAAACAGGATGGATTAAGAGCTTAGATGGTTCGATGACAATTTCCATTACCATCAATAGTAATTCTTCAGACAAGAAGCAAGCCGAAGGTAAAAGTACCAAAATGTCGATCCGGACCGACTATACAGTCACGATGTAA